In Triticum aestivum cultivar Chinese Spring chromosome 5B, IWGSC CS RefSeq v2.1, whole genome shotgun sequence, the following proteins share a genomic window:
- the LOC123112308 gene encoding uncharacterized protein, with product MLRTVLRRGEAAMRQAALAEGSTGNLLRLSVAERERSRRRRRDPGRDEFFVPTPESLKWLDSVTLPMILTAAAVALFTKLLMMEHEATDQERRERKIKNSHPEQGTVRMLSREEWDEIQEVRPRTPFESKLARPHARLRTGEKMRLEDAKDWAVDVLTDAFTRAEESAKRK from the exons ATGCTGCGGACGGTGCTGCGCCGGGGAGAGGCGGCTATGAGGCAGGCCGCGCTGGCCGAGGGATCTACGGGGAACCTTCTACGGCTGAGCGTGGCGGAGCGGGAGCGCTCCCGGCGGCGTCGGCGCGACCCGGGGCGCGACGAGTTCTTCGTGCCGACGCCGGAGTCGCTTAAATGGCTCGACTCCGTCACCCTGCCCATGATcctcactgccgccgccgtcgccctcttcACCAAGCTCCTCATGATG GAACATGAAGCTACAGACCAAGAAAGGAGGGAACGCAAGATAAAGAATAGTCACCCTGAGCAAGGAACAGTAAGGATGCTTTCACGTGAAGAGTGGGATGAAATCCAAGAAGTCAGGCCAAGGACCCCTTTTGAATCAAAGTTAGCTCGTCCACATGCCCGCTTAAGAACTGGGGAAAAAATGCGGCTG GAGGATGCCAAGGATTGGGCTGTTGATGTGCTAACGGATGCTTTCACTAGAGCGGAAGAGAGTGCTAAGCGGAAGTGA